Below is a window of Saccharomonospora viridis DSM 43017 DNA.
CATCGGCGTGGTCACGACACACGCGGACGACGAACGCTCGGCCGAGGACCTGTTGCGGGACGCCGACGTGGCCATGTACCAGGCGAAGACCCGGGGCCGGGGCAGGTACGAGTTCTTCGACGTCGAGTTGCGGGAACGCGTACAACGGCAACTGCGTCTGGAGCAGGACCTGCGGGAGTCCGTACGCGGCGGTCAACTGTGGGTGGCCTACCAGCCCGTGGTGGATCTGCGCACCCAGCAGCGGGTGGCCGTCGAGGGGCTGCTGCGCTGGGACCATCCCGTGCACGGTCGGATCTCCCCGGGCGAGTTCATCCCGCTGGCGGAGGAAAGCGACCTGATCAACCTGATCGGCGGGCACATGCTGCGCACCGCGACCCGGGAACTGGCTTCCCGGCGCAGGCACAGCGGTGTGCGCACTCAACTCGCCGTGAACGTGTCGGCGCGACAACTCGACGACGGTTCGGTGGTGTCCGCCGTGAACGAGGCCCTCCGCGCGACGGGCCTACCGCCGGGTGAGCTGTGCCTGGAGATCACCGAGAGCGCTTTGATGCAGGAGCCCGAAGCCGCGGCCGATGTGCTCACCGCGCTACGGGACCTCGGTGTCAGACTGGCGATCGACGACTTCGGTACGGGGTATTCGTCGCTGGCGCAGCTGTGGAAGTTACCGCTGGACACACTGAAGATCGACCGCTCGTTCGTGGCCGGGCTCGACGGGCCCAACCATCCCGACGCCGAGGCGATCATCAAGGGGATCATCACGATGGCTCATTCGATGGGGCTCACGGTGGTCGCCGAGGGGACGGAGAACGAACGCCAGATCGCCATCCTGCGTGAACTCGGCTGCGACCAGGCGCAGGGCTTCCACCTCGGCAAACCGGCCCCCGCGCACGAGGTGTTCGGCTAGCGGCGGAGGATTCCCCTGACTGGGGTGGTCCCAGCGGGATCACCCCGGTCGGACATCTTCTCGGCAGTGGCTTTCCGGACCCTGGCTTTCCGGACCCTGGCTTTCCGGACCCTTCACCGCACGGCCCGAGACGGCGGGCCGTCAGTCGTCGACCACCAGCACCTCGAGCGTTCGGGGTCCGTGTACGCCTTCCACCCGGTCGAGCTCGATGTCGCTGGTGGCCGAGGGGCCGCTGACGAAGGTCAGCGGACGTTCGGGGTCCAGCCTCCGCAGGGCCTCCGGAACACTCACCTCGATCTGCTCGGCACGCACCACGCACAGGTGGTAGTCCGGCACCAGGGTGAGCATGCGCCTGCCCTGTGCCACACCCGCGTCGAGCACGATGGTCCCGGTTTCGGCGATGGCGACGGCGCACCCGGTCAACACCCCGTCAACGGCATCTACTTCAGACAATTCCAGGGGCGGGTCGTCCGCAAGCCACCGCACTCCGTCCACCCGCCAACCCGGGGGCAGGTCGACGGGAACCACCATCGTCTCCACTCCTCGCTCGGTCAGGCATGTCCGAATCCGCGTGGAAAGTCCCTCGGTGTCCACCCGGTGGACGGTGGCCTTGTAGTGGGCCACGCGTTCGACGAACAGCCCCACGGGGTCGACCACGGCGCGGGTCTGCTCGTAGTCCCTCGGCACCGGCGACGGTTCGGGCCGTGACACCGCGCGGATCCGCGCCAGGATCTCCTCTTTCGCACTAGCCACGATGGCGCCTCCACCACGCGCGGAACGATTCCCTCGGGACCTCCGGGACGTCCCGACTGTCCGTCCACTTCGAACCAGGCCACGGCAACCGCTTGATCCTGCCGTCGCCTCCGGTGAAAAACCGTGCCAGCGCACCGATCCGCTGAGCCGTCTCATATCGTTGTGGATCGCGGAACATCCACGCGGCACCCGCCATGGCCAACGCCTCGGGGTTCCGTTTCGACCTCGCCCGCACCGCCTGCGCCCGCAGGTGCGTCAGTACCTCGGGGATGTCGATGCGCACGGGACACACCTCGTAGCAGGCACCGCACAGCGACGACGCGTACGGCAACGACGCGGCCTGCTCGTCGCCCATGTCCCCGACGAGCTGAGGCGTGAGGATCGCCCCTATCGGACCCGGATACACCGATCCATAGGCTTGGCCGCCCGTGCGCTCGTAAACGGGACACACGTTGAGGCACGCCGAGCAGCGGATGCACCGCAACGCCTGTCTACCCACCTCGTCGGCCAGCGCGGCGGTGCGCCCGTTGTCCAACAACACGAGGTGGAACTCGTCCGGCCCGTCCCCCGGCGTCACACCGGACCAGACCGACGTGTACGGATTCATGCGTTCGGCCGTCGAGGAACGTGGCAGTAGTTGCAGGAAGACCTCCAGATCCCGCCACGTCGGCACGAGCTTCTCGATCCCCATCACGGTGATCAGCGTCTCGGGCAGGGTCAGGCACATCCGCCCGTTGCCCTCCGACTCGACGACGACGATCGAACCGGTCTCCGCGACGGCGAAGTT
It encodes the following:
- a CDS encoding LutC/YkgG family protein; the encoded protein is MASAKEEILARIRAVSRPEPSPVPRDYEQTRAVVDPVGLFVERVAHYKATVHRVDTEGLSTRIRTCLTERGVETMVVPVDLPPGWRVDGVRWLADDPPLELSEVDAVDGVLTGCAVAIAETGTIVLDAGVAQGRRMLTLVPDYHLCVVRAEQIEVSVPEALRRLDPERPLTFVSGPSATSDIELDRVEGVHGPRTLEVLVVDD
- a CDS encoding LutB/LldF family L-lactate oxidation iron-sulfur protein, with translation MGRNPVTWLGSPTFPRAAHTALGDTQLRTNLRKATTTIRAKRAEAVAELPDWERLRKAGQTIKDDVLAHLDTYLVRLEEAVTARGGVVHWARDAEEANRIVLDLVRAKGVDEVVKVKSMVTAEIGLNPYLEAAGVRPVETDLAELIVQLGNDRPSHILVPAIHRNRAEIREIFARGMSEVPSSDDPRELAEAARKHLRRKFLSAKVAISGANFAVAETGSIVVVESEGNGRMCLTLPETLITVMGIEKLVPTWRDLEVFLQLLPRSSTAERMNPYTSVWSGVTPGDGPDEFHLVLLDNGRTAALADEVGRQALRCIRCSACLNVCPVYERTGGQAYGSVYPGPIGAILTPQLVGDMGDEQAASLPYASSLCGACYEVCPVRIDIPEVLTHLRAQAVRARSKRNPEALAMAGAAWMFRDPQRYETAQRIGALARFFTGGDGRIKRLPWPGSKWTDSRDVPEVPRESFRAWWRRHRG